A genomic stretch from Rhinatrema bivittatum chromosome 9, aRhiBiv1.1, whole genome shotgun sequence includes:
- the LOC115099647 gene encoding galactose-3-O-sulfotransferase 2-like, protein MTKQLKMLHSQGIHLWSFLIIIGIVTYTLQINGILQQNGMNNSSKNDAITNTLLIQRLTRTGAAKANKDNSKPANAQLQKYRMALQEKLTDSRSTEVSGTQSKSFLSTSSTHPDCKLQTHIVFLKMHKCASSTVMNILFRFGEARNLTFAFPKNRGTHLNYPHYFNASYVQDFSPYKKNKFNIMLHHMRFRQSEIEKVMPNDSFYFSILRNPVHLMESSFAYFNEAQAFQKAETLDKFLDQPLQFYNASDRQSGIVKNLMTFDFGFNNNGNSSAKDAQLNIEAIENMFDLILIAEYFDESMVLLKEALCWNLDDVVYFPLNSRSKQRRTPLSNNTIEKIKSWNKLDWELYIHFNRTFWARIDQTIGRERMQQEVKKLHKRREELARTCLQGEGMIDSQQIKDLLLAPYQHGRARILGYNLKPELDKVTRQQCIRLIIPEVQYGHSLYKKQFLIKVKKI, encoded by the exons ATGAC GAAGCAGTTGAAGATGCTCCATAGTCAGGGGATACATCTCTGGAGTTTCCTCATTATCATCGGGATTGTCACTTACACGCTACAAATCAATGGAATCCTCCAGCAAAACGG AATGAACAACTCTTCCAAGAATGATGCAATTACTAATACTCTCCTAATCCAAAGATTAACCAGGACAGGAGCAGCCAAGGCAAACAAAGATAATTCAAAACCTGCCAATGCACAACTGCAGAAGTATAGAATGGCATTACAAGAAAAACTCACTGATTCAAGGTCAACTGAGGTCAGCGGTACTCAGAGCAAGTCATTCCTCTCTACTTCCTCCACCCACCCTGACTGCAAACTCCAAACTCACATTGTGTTCCTTAAAATGCATAAGTGTGCCAGCAGCACAGTCATGAACATCCTTTTCCGCTTTGGTGAGGCCCGAAACCTGACGTTCGCTTTCCCAAAAAACAGAGGCACTCATTTAAATTATCCACATTATTTCAATGCCTCATACGTACAAGATTTCTCTCCTTATAAGAAGAATAAATTCAACATCATGCTACACCACATGAGGTTCCGGCAGTCAGAG ATCGAGAAGGTTATGCCCAATGACTCGTTTTATTTCTCCATCCTACGCAATCCAGTTCACCTCATGGAATCCTCATTTGCCTACTTCAATGAAGCTCAAGCCTTCCAAAAGGCCGAGACCCTGGATAAGTTTTTGGACCAACCTTTACAATTTTATAATGCCTCAGACAGACAGAGTGGTATTGTTAAGAATCTCATGACTTTTGACTTTGGTTTCAACAACAATGGCAATTCTTCAGCCAAAGATGCTCAACTAAACATTGAAGCAATCGAGAATATGTTTGACCTGATACTGATTGCAGAGTACTTTGATGAGTCCATGGTTCTGCTGAAGGAGGCTCTGTGCTGGAACTTGGATGATGTGGTATATTTCCccctcaatagcagaagtaagcAGAGGAGGACTCCCCTTTCAAACAACACCATAGAAAAGATCAAGAGCTGGAACAAACTGGACTGGGAGCTCTATATTCACTTCAACAGGACTTTCTGGGCAAGGATTGATCAAACTATTGGAAGAGAAAGAATGCAGCAAGAAGTGAAGAAACTGCATAAGAGGCGGGAGGAGCTGGCTAGAACATGTCTCCAAGGAGAGGGCATGATTGATTCACAGCAAATCAAAGATTTGTTACTGGCACCATATCAGCATGGAAGAGCCAGGATCCTTGGCTATAACCTCAAGCCAGAGCTAGATAAAGTAACAAGACAACAGTGTATAAGATTAATCATCCCAGAAGTCCAGTACGGTCACTCACTGTACAAAAAGCAGTTCCTCATAAAGGTAAAGAAAATTTAG